A genomic window from Denticeps clupeoides chromosome 11, fDenClu1.1, whole genome shotgun sequence includes:
- the polr3g gene encoding DNA-directed RNA polymerase III subunit RPC7, whose amino-acid sequence MAGKGRGVSAFTFSVEALGITRGNMPETRRGPGPQFPQLENKPLPLKLGEDEDYMLALKQNMGVTMSRLPSYIKPRSARPDVERYKQKYLKECLRMEQEAWTPDWQRLPKELMPSKKTAKKKSAVKTKAKKLTSKENEDLMSKLSELEKKGDDKSDEEAEGKKAKGEEEEGEEEEIEGVEYEEENEEDNDYIASYFEDGDDYLAGSDDNMDEATY is encoded by the exons ATGGCTGGAAAAGGTCGAGGAGTCTCTGCGTTCACCTTCAGCGTGGAAGCCCTGGGCATCACCAGGGGCAACATGCCGGAGACCAGGCGGGGGCCGGGCCCACAGTTCCCG CAGCTGGAGAACAAGCCGCTGCCCCTGAAGCTGGGCGAAGACGAGGACTACATGCTCGCCCTGAAACAGAACATGGGGGTCACCATGAGTCGGCTGCCCTCCTACATAAAGCCCCGGTCGGCCAGGCCGG ATGTGGAGAGGTACAAGCAGAAATACCTGAAGGAGTGTCTACGAATGGAACAGGAGGCGTGGACGCCCG ACTGGCAGCGGCTGCCCAAGGAACTGATGCCAAGCAAGAAGACGGCAAAAAAGAAGAGCG CGGTGAAGACGAAAGCCAAAAAATTAACAAGCAAAGAAAACGAGGACCTGATGAGTAAACTGAGT GAGCTGGAGAAAAAGGGTGACGACAAATCGGACGAGGAGGCGGAAGGAAAGAAGGCgaaaggggaggaggaggagggggaagaaGAGGAAATTGAGGGCGTGGAGTATGAGGAGGAAAATGAAGAG GACAACGACTACATTGCAAGTTACTTTGAAGACGGCGATGATTATCTGGCCGGCAGTGATGACAACATGGATGAAGCAACTTATTAG